Proteins from a single region of Strix uralensis isolate ZFMK-TIS-50842 chromosome 31, bStrUra1, whole genome shotgun sequence:
- the LOC141936023 gene encoding olfactory receptor 14A16-like, translating into MSNSSSITEFLLLAFADTRELQLLHFWLFLGIYLAALLGNGLIITTIACDHHLHTPMYFFLLNLSLLDLGSISTTLPKAMDNSLWDNRGISYLGCAAQVFFFPFLISAEFSLLTIMSYDRYVAICKPLHYETLLGSRACVRMAAAAWGTGFLWAVLHTANTFSLPLCQGNILDQFFCEIPQILKLSCSHSYLREVGLLVVTACLAFGCFVFIVVSYGQIFRVVLRIPSEQGRHKAFSTCLPHLAVVSLFISTAMFAYLKPPSISSPSLDLVVSFLYSVVPPAVNPLIYSMRNQEIKDALKKLITKCYSEAINCSSSL; encoded by the coding sequence atgtccaacagcagctccatcactgagttcctcctcctggcattcgcagacacacgggagctgcagctcttgcacttctggctcttcctgggcatctacctggctgccctcctgggcaacggcctcatcatcaccaccatcgcctgtgaccaccacctgcacacccccatgtacttcttcctcctcaacctctccctcctcgacctgggctccatctccaccactctccccaaagccatggacaattccctctgggacaacaggggcatctcctacttgggatgtgctgcccaggtctttttctttcccttcttgatctcagcagagttttctctcctcaccatcatgtcctacgaccgtTACGTTGCCAtttgcaaacccctgcactacgagaccctcctgggcagcagagcttgtgtccgcatggcagcagctgcctggggcactgggtttctctgggctgtgctgcacacggccaacacattttcattacctCTCTGCCAAGGCAACatcctggaccagttcttctgtgaaatcccccagatcctcaagctctcctgctcacactcctacctcagggaagttgggcttcttGTGGTCACTGCCTGTTTAgcatttggatgttttgttttcattgtggtgtcctatgggcagatcttcagggtggtgctgaggatcccctctgagcagggacggcacaaagccttttccacgtgcctccctcacctggctgtagTCTCACTGTTTATCAGCACTGccatgtttgcctacctgaaacccccctccatctcctccccatccctggacctggtggtgtcatttctgtactcggtggttcctccagcagtgaaccccctcatctacagcatgaggaaccaggagatcaaggatgccctgaagaAACTGATAACTAAATGTTATTCTGAAGCAATAAATTGCTCATcttctttgtaa